ACTTCTGCAACCCGGGGGTTAATTTCCACACCCCAGACTTCGCAATCTCTTTCTTCTTTCAGAGTTTTCCCGAGATTCCCCTCACCACAACCCACATCCAGCACCTTACGGCATCCAGGCATGATAAGATTGCGCACCTCAGGTCTTGAATATGAGTAATAACCAGCTGGTTCTCTCCTTTTCTCTGCAACAACTGGATTGGTCGCAACAGACAAACTCCAGCGCTCCTTCCAGCGGGTAACCTCTCTCTCAAAAACCATCTGTGTTGAGCGCTCAAGCTCTCCCTTGCATCCAACCCCAACCACCGTATGGGGAAAACGGGGGTGTCCCACCCACTCCACAAAGCGATAACCAAATTTTTGCAGTAAACTTTTGAACCCCTCCGGCGTAAAGCGCCAGTAATCAAAAGGATAATCATGAATTGGAAAATTCATCACTGAGCTGATTACCACGAACCCACCTGGCTTTAAAATTCGGTATACTTCATCCATTGCCCTGCGCACAAATTCAACATGTTCAAGCGTATCCATCACCAAAACTGTTCCTACCGCACCATCGGGAAGCTCAATATTATGAAGATTCAAAATACAATCAACACCAGGTCCCGGACGCATATCGCAACCCACATATTGCTTCCCTGGAAAGAAAGGTCACAAATCAGCGAATCCTTCCTGACCCGCCACCTGGAGCGAACCAAATTCATAAATGGGTTCCTGAAAAGGCAAAAGAGGCACTATAACCCGAACGAAATCCTTGATTATTTCCCGCACCGACAATAACCCTCCGAACTTTTGCTTTTTTCGAGATAAAAAAGCTTGCCAAAGCACTCAAAATTCAAAAAAGTGCCAAAATCCTTAGATGTCCTGATGTTACTTCCTTGTGAAGATTTTTGCTTCCTTTCCCAAAAATTTATTTGAAAGAGCTTCACTGCAAAAAAGAAGTCTTTGAAATAATAAATAATCCGGTCTCAGCCCAACACGAATCAAAATCAGAAAAAACTGCGCGTACTTGTAACAAAGAAAAACCTGCGGAGAGGTTCGCTCTATGGTGAAAACAGTAAAGAAAATAATTCTCCACCCAAAGCACCTAACTCTTGAAAATTCTCTACTCTTTGCTATCATACACTCAGAAAGTGAATACTGGCTCAACCCTTCGTGGTTGCTCCTTCGGGGAGCTGAAAAGGGAAACCGGTGCAAGTCCGGTGCGGACCCGCCGCTGTGAGAGGGAGCGAAAGGTGTAAAAAGCCACTGGCTGAATAAGCTGGGAAGGCGCACCGAGTAGGCTGAAGCCCTCAAGCCAGAAGACCTGCCACGAAAGGATGGGCGAGGATGAAGGCAAAGTCCTCGGCTCAAAGCATGCTTTGGGTCGGGGACTTTATTTTTAATAAGCAAAATAAAGGAGGTTATACCATGTCCAAATCAGCCTATGCTCAGTCAACTGTAGCACGCTTGACTATTACAGCGACCCTGATTGCTCTTTCTGTGGTGGGCTCTTACCTCAAAATACCCTCACCAACCGGAACAGTTGCTCTCGACTCTCTTCCTGGATTTTTGGGAGCAATTCTTCTGGGGTATCCAGAAGGAGCAGTTATTGGGTTTTTGGGCCATATTCTCACCTCGCTCAACGTGGGATTTCCTCTGGGTTTGCCAGTGCATCTTCTCATTGCCTGCGAGATGGCGGTTATATGTGTACTTTTCAGGCTGCTCTATCAGAAAAACCGTATTCTGGGTATAGCTTGTGGTGTCTTTCTTAATGGTGTTTTGGCACCAGCTACTCTTGTTCCAGTCTTTGGGTGGGGATTTTTTACCGGGATTGTGGTTTCTCTGCTTGTGGCATCAGCAGTGAATATAATCCTTGCCTCCTTAATTTTTGAAATGCTCAAGAAGCGATGAATAGACGCGATGCGGTATTTATCAAAATAAACGAAAAGGAACTCATGCTTGTTGCCTGCGACTCCTTAGGTGGTATAGGCCCCAAAAGCATGGATTTTGTAAAAGCAGAGGTTGCAACCTGTGCAAAATATACTTTCCGGGTCGCTCTTTCTGAAATCCTGAGTTTAGGAGGAAATCCCATTGCTTTTTCGTTAACTCTTTCCACTGAACCCTATCCCTTTATCGAACAAGCGTTATCGGGCATCAAGGGGGAGCTTGAGGCTTGTGGCCTCAGCCCCCTTCCTTTCGTGGTCTCTTCAGAAAAGAACTTCCCCACCCATCAAACTGGCCTGGGCGTAACCGTGATTGGCATGGTAAACCATGAGGAGCTAATTTTTGAAAAAAGCTGCGAAGGTCTTAACGTGTTCCTCTTGGGAAGCCCTGCGGTTGGAGAAGAAGTGCTTGCAAAGCAAAATGAAATTGCTGGTCCTTCCGACATCATTGCTCTGCGAGAAAGCGTGTTGTGTGGAGACATCATCCCGGTGGGGTCCAAGGGAGTGTTCTGGGAACTAACGACATTTCTGCAAAGCACCGGACTCACCGTAGAGATTGAAAACCCCTTCCCGCTTCCACTTTACAAAAGCTGCGGCCCCGCAACGGCACTTCTTTTCACCACTTGGGAAGAGGAAAAAAAAATACACAAGGTTTCAAAAAAACCACTTTTTCGATTAGGAAAACTCAGAAAGACCTAAATTGAAAGCACTGCAGAGGCACGGATTTTGCTCTCCTTGAGCAACAAAAGCGCTCGATTGGCTTCTTCAAGCGGGAACACTTCAATTTGTGTTTTGAAATGCAGCCTTCTGGAAAGTTCAATAAGCTCCTGTACGTCCTTTCTGGTGCTATTTGCCACGCTCTGTATACAGCGCTCTTTATAAACCAAGTCATAAGGAAGCTCTGGAATTGGAGTGGAATAAATACCTGCTGTTATCACCCGTCCCCCCGGACAGAGGTATTCAAGGGCCACCTTCACCAGATGCCCGGCGGGAGCGAAAATGATTGCTGCATCAAGCTTTTCAGGCGGTACATCCTCAGCCCGACCCACAAAAGAGGCACCAAGCTCTCGAGCGAGCTTCTGGTGTTCCGGAGAACGGGTAAAGACAAATACCCGAACACCTTCAAAAAGTGCCATCTGGGCAACTAAGTGCGCTGAAGAACCAAACCCAAAAAGTCCCAGTATCTCGCCTTCCTTTACTTTGCTTTGCCGATAAGCTCGATAACCAATAACTCCACCACAAAGAAGAGGAGCAAATTCCACATCTTCATACCCTTCAGGAATCGGATACGCGGCTTCCTCTCTAAAAATTGCAAACTCGGCGTAACCCCCGTCCAGGTCATAACCAGTAAACAACGCATTTTCACAGAGATTTTCCATACCCTGTCTGCAAAAGCGGCATACCCCGCACACCTGGTTTATCCAAGGTACACCAACCCTCTGACCTACCTCAAGGTTGTTTACTTTCTTTCCTCTTTCAACCACTTTTCCCACAATCTGGTGGCCAGGAACAAGCGGGAGTTTATGGGGAGGAAGTTCGCCCTCCACGATGTGTAAATCGGTATGGCACACTCCACAGGCAGCGACTTTTATCAAAACTTCATCGTCCTCTACTCCTTGAAGCGCAACTTCCTTGAGGAGCAGTGGAGAAGTCTCTACCGGAGCCGTTCGCTCAAGAACCATGGCCCGCATTGCACATCTCACCTTGGAAAAAGTTGAAAGTTTTCTTTAACCCTTCCCAAAGGTCTACCTCTGGCACCCAGCCCAGAATCCTTCGCGCTTTCTCACAAGAAAGCGCAATGTGGTTGATTTCCCCTTTGCGTTCTTTTTCGAAAACAACCTCCACCTTTCGACCCGAAATTTTCTCAAGCAACTCCACAAGCTCCAAAACGCTGGTTTCTCTGCCAGTTCCAATATTGTAGACGCCCGAAGGTGCGAAGACGGCAAGCAGATTGGCCCGGGCCACATCTTCCACATACACGTAATCTCGAGTTTTTCTCCCATCACCGAAAACAACACAGGGTTTCCCCCGAAGAATCCTTCCGCAAAAAATAGCTACCACCCCAGCTTCACCCTGAGGGTCTTGACGCGGACCATAGACGTTACCATAGCGCAGGGCAACGTACTCAAGCCCCCACACCCGGTGATAATACTCAAGGTACATTTCTACACTTCTTTTAGCCACACCGTAGGGAGAAAGCGGAGAGGTAGCAGCACTTTCTTTTACCGGTAAAACATTTGGCTCACCATAAATGGCCCCACCCGTAGAGGCAAAAACGAACTTTTCAACCTGGAACTGGCGGCTGAGCTCAATCAGGTTCAAACTTCCCAGAATGTTAATCCAGGCATCAAAGGTCGGATCCTCCACTGAGCGGCGAAGGTTAATCTGAGCCGCATGGTGATTGATAATATCTGGTTTTTCCTCTTCAAAAACCCTGCGCAAGGCAGCAGAATCAGTGATATCCACCTGATAAAAAGTGGCTGCGGGGTTCAAATTAGCTTTCTTTCCTGTCGACAGATCGTCGACCACCACCACCTGGTAGCCAGCAGCAAGGTAATTGTCAACCACGTGGGAGCCGATGAAACCGGCTCCCCCGCTCACCAGTACCTTCAAAAGGACATCAACCCTTCACCGCGCCCATGGTCAGGCCTCGAACGATGTATTTTTGCACCATCAAAGCAAGGATTGCTGGCGGCAAAATAGCCAAAAGCAGGCGCGTGGAAACATACCAGAACTGAACTCCCTGAGTATGTTCAGTACCGGCAATCACGATAGTCATGGGAATTGCCTGACGGTAAGTGAGAACCAGAGCAAAGAGAAACTCATTCCAGGTGAAGGCAAAGCAAATGATGGCCGTAGAAACCAGGGCAGGAGCAGCAAGAGGAAGGGCTACCCGCAGAAACGCTGTCCAGCGAGAACACCCATCCACCAGGGCTGCCTCTTCAAGCTCCACAGGGAGTTCTTTGAACATATCCCTCATAATTAAAACTGCAAAGGGCATGGTGAAAGTAGTATTCACCAGAACCAGTGCCAATCGGGTATCCAGAAGACCCAAGCTCTTTATGATCAAAAAGAAGGGAATCACCGTAGCTGCAGGTGGAAGGAAACGTTGCGAGAGAAACCAAAGCGCCATATCCTGGTTTTTCCACTTGCGAAACCTGAAGCGTGCCAGGCCATAACCAGCAAGAGAGCCCAGAGCAATAGCCAGTAAAGCCGCAGAAACCGAAATAACGATGCTGTTGGTTATTCCCTTCATAATTTCAGGACCACGCTGGGTAAACTCCATGTACCAGTTATCAAGGGTGGGCTTAAACTGCAACCAGGGCACAACAGACAATCTGAACACATCGATAGGTTTCTTGAAAGAAGTTATAACCGCCCAGTAAAAAGGAGTGACCACCCATATAAAGGTTATGACAATTACTATCCAGACCAGAACATCCACGATACCGAGTTTCTTTTTCTTCTTCACTTTATCACCTCATTCATACAGACTGCGGTATCTGCGGAAGAAAAAGATACCCACCGCCAACGACATGAACATGAGGAAATAGGCCATCGCTGAAGCGTAACCCAGGTCAAAGTTCCTTAGTCCCTGGGTATAAACATAAAAGGTAAGAGTTCGGGTAGCAGTTCCCGGCCCCCCGTTGGTCAGTGCAAAAGGAATATCAAAAACTTTAAAAGCGTCAACCAAGCGGAGCATAATTACGGTTCCCAGCACTGGAGAAATCATGGGAAAAGTAATATAGCGGAAGATATCCCAACCGGAAGAGGTATCCAGAACTGCGGCCTCATAAACTTCATCCGGTAAAGATTGCAAACCAGCCAACAAAATAATAAAGGCAAAAGGTGTCCACTGCCATACGTCAACCATGATGACCGCAGTTCGCGCCCAGAAAATATCTGAAAGCCAGGGCACTTTACTAAAACCAAGTGTTTGAAGCAAAATATTAATCGGTCCATTTTCTTCATAAAACATCATGACTCCCAGGTAGCCCAGTGCAACCGGGGCAGTAAAAAGAGGAGTAGTCATCAAGGCTCTGAAAAAGCGCAAGCCCCGCATTTTGCGGTTAAAAACCAGGGCCAAAAGTAAGCCCAGGGAAACGGTGATGGCAACACTAAAAATAACAAAAATAAGAGTAAAACCAAGAACACCCCAGAAGCGATAATCCTGAAACATACGGGCATAGTTGGCCAGACCGGCAAAGCCAGTTATTCGTCCGTAAGCAACTCGAGAAAGGCTTACCCGAAAAGAATACACCAGAGGGAAAATGGTAAAAAGAAGAACCCATACAATCCCTGGAACAACAAAAAAGCTTCCACGTTCTTTCATCGTTTCTCTCCCCTGAATTGCAGGGGCCTCTTTCCAAGGGGCCCCTGCTTTTTAAAGGTTTTAGCTATTTCTCTGGGACGTACCCTATGGCTTCCTGGTAAATCTTCTTCTGGTTTTCCCTGCCCAGACGATCGGTAATCGCATTCCAATCTTCTTTGGTCCTGCGCAGTGCTTCTTCAGGAGAAACCTGTCCAACCACTGCCTCTGAGAGGTGAATGTCCCATACTTCCCAGTACTCAGGAGTGCCAGGAATACGGAGGTAGGCCTGGCGCAAAGGATACTTGTACCACATTTCCTCATAAGCAGTTACGAACTGGCGTGCATCTTCTGCATCATATCCAGTCTGGACATAATCTTCAATATCCGCATATCCGGTGGGCTTGAGAAGGTCATAAAGGGTACCCGGGTCAATACCTGTCCAGCCCCAGACTACGTTCCAGTGGTTAATCTCAGGAGTGGCCTGCCAGGACAGGAAGTAAGCAGCAAGGTCTTGCTTCTTGGAAAACTTGGAAATTACTCCATGCCAGGAAGCTCCTACGGTATTGGCAACGAAGTTTCTCTGGTTAACCCATTGCTGAGTCTCAAGATCATAGTATTTTTCGCTACCTGGAATGGGTGCAACGCCAAGTTTTCCTTTAATGTTGGAGCTTTCAGGAAGCTGGGACAGCGAGCCCACGTCGCCCCAGGAGAAGGTCAAAACAGCTTTTCCTCTCAAGAAAGCATCCCAGGCTTCGCCAAGGCTCCAGCCCCACATCGCTGAAGGACCAGTCTTGGAAAGCTTGAGGAGCATCTTCAGTGCTTCAACAAAGCCTGGAGTATCTACCAGGGGCTCCATGGTTTCTGGGTCAAACCAGTAAACGTTGTGGTAACGAGTTACCTTGGTGGGATCGTCTCCCGGAGCTGGTGAAACCACATAAGGAGCAGAGAGAGCCATGAAATGGAAGAAGCCCTGTCCACCAACTTTTAAGTGCATGGTAATACCGTAATCCTTTTCACCATCGCCATTCCAGTCCTTACCGTTGAAAAAGTCGCAAACATCATAAACCTCTTCCCAGGTGCGTGGAGGAACCGGCAAATCATAGCCTTTCTCCTGCTTAAAGAGCTCCTGCCACTTGGGATCAGTCAATATATCCCGACGATAATAAAGTACCTGGCCATCATGGTCGTTGTTGAAACCGTACCAGGTTCCCTTCCACTGCAGGAGTTCCCGGATAGGAAGCAAAATGGAGTCCCTATCCCATTTGGGCATGCGAGGGTCATCAAAATACTTGTCAATGGGCACAATCCAGCCATTGGAAACATAGTCACCGTAGAACCAGCTGGGACCAATTATCACGTCGTAATAGCCAGTTCCAGTCATCAAATCAGTGAAAATCTTTTCACGAAGTTCACCAAAGGGTATTTCTACTATATCGTAGGTTGCCCCAGTAAGTTTTTCAAAGAAAGGACGCCAGAAATAAAGCGGACCAGAAATTGCACCACGAGGTCCTGCCGAATACACACCAATGGTAAATTTCTGTCCTTGCCAGGCCGGATCAGGATTCCCCTTGTCGGCAGCCTGGAAAGCAGCTTCTGCAGTCTGAAGTTCCAGTTCTGAAGTTTCCTCCTGGGCCAGAGCCAGGAAACTCCAGGTCAAAACAAGCACTACTGCTAAAGCTACAACTAGCAATATTGAAGACCGCTTCATATAAGAAACCCTCCTTCCAATTTATAATTCACGTTTTACAAAGGACAAAACCCCAAAAACCAAAATAGGACCAACGCCCATCTGCCTCAAAAGACTCTTACTTCATTTCTCACCTCCTATCAAATTATATTTTATTCAGCCTATCAATATTTATTCTACCACACCTTACGCATTGCAAAAACTATCACCGCCATCAGAAGAGGGCGTTTCTTCCGCTCTCAATTCTCTCTCCATTTCCAAAAATACGGTTTCCAATTCTTTCTCTACCTCTCGCAAGCGGTTTTTACAAAAGGAACACAAAAAGGCCGCTCGCTTCACTTTTTCAAGCAAAGCATCAAGGTCCAGCTCTCCCCTTTCAAGCTCGTTAACGATGAACTGAAGCTCTTCAATTGCCTGTCGGTAATCAATCTTTTCTTCCTTCACGACTTTCCTCCACCCTGCTTATCAGTTTACCATCAAAAAGCCAGGTTTCAATACGTTGCCCAGGAGCAACCTCTCCAGCGTGTTTTACAATCTTGCCTTCCAGAAAGGTGATACTATAACCCCTTTTTAAAGCATTTTGAGGATCTAAAAGGCGCACCAGATTTTCACTGTGCTCCATTTGCTTCCAGAATTCCCGCCACCGAGTTTTTGAAGCATAACAAACTCTCTGGATGAAATCTTTGAGCGATCTTGCCTCATTCTCCAAAACGTTAACACTTAGAGTCTTCACAGCACGAAAACTCTCCTTCAGCAAGTAGTGATTTCTGCTCACGTCGTGCTCGCCAAGACGTACCAGGCGTTCTTTCAAAAGCTCAAGATTTACTCTGGTTCGCTCCAGAAGGCTTTCCACATCCCTTTTAACTCGCCTTTCAAGGTCAAGTAGGGACAATTCAAAATCCCGAGCACGACCAATAATGAATTCGGCTACGGCGGTCGGCGTTTTCAAAGAAGTATGTGCTACCATATCCAGAACCGATTGATCCC
This portion of the Thermatribacter velox genome encodes:
- a CDS encoding ECF transporter S component; its protein translation is MSKSAYAQSTVARLTITATLIALSVVGSYLKIPSPTGTVALDSLPGFLGAILLGYPEGAVIGFLGHILTSLNVGFPLGLPVHLLIACEMAVICVLFRLLYQKNRILGIACGVFLNGVLAPATLVPVFGWGFFTGIVVSLLVASAVNIILASLIFEMLKKR
- a CDS encoding zinc-dependent alcohol dehydrogenase family protein — encoded protein: MRCAMRAMVLERTAPVETSPLLLKEVALQGVEDDEVLIKVAACGVCHTDLHIVEGELPPHKLPLVPGHQIVGKVVERGKKVNNLEVGQRVGVPWINQVCGVCRFCRQGMENLCENALFTGYDLDGGYAEFAIFREEAAYPIPEGYEDVEFAPLLCGGVIGYRAYRQSKVKEGEILGLFGFGSSAHLVAQMALFEGVRVFVFTRSPEHQKLARELGASFVGRAEDVPPEKLDAAIIFAPAGHLVKVALEYLCPGGRVITAGIYSTPIPELPYDLVYKERCIQSVANSTRKDVQELIELSRRLHFKTQIEVFPLEEANRALLLLKESKIRASAVLSI
- a CDS encoding NAD-dependent epimerase/dehydratase family protein, with product MKVLVSGGAGFIGSHVVDNYLAAGYQVVVVDDLSTGKKANLNPAATFYQVDITDSAALRRVFEEEKPDIINHHAAQINLRRSVEDPTFDAWINILGSLNLIELSRQFQVEKFVFASTGGAIYGEPNVLPVKESAATSPLSPYGVAKRSVEMYLEYYHRVWGLEYVALRYGNVYGPRQDPQGEAGVVAIFCGRILRGKPCVVFGDGRKTRDYVYVEDVARANLLAVFAPSGVYNIGTGRETSVLELVELLEKISGRKVEVVFEKERKGEINHIALSCEKARRILGWVPEVDLWEGLKKTFNFFQGEMCNAGHGS
- a CDS encoding carbohydrate ABC transporter permease; the encoded protein is MKKKKKLGIVDVLVWIVIVITFIWVVTPFYWAVITSFKKPIDVFRLSVVPWLQFKPTLDNWYMEFTQRGPEIMKGITNSIVISVSAALLAIALGSLAGYGLARFRFRKWKNQDMALWFLSQRFLPPAATVIPFFLIIKSLGLLDTRLALVLVNTTFTMPFAVLIMRDMFKELPVELEEAALVDGCSRWTAFLRVALPLAAPALVSTAIICFAFTWNEFLFALVLTYRQAIPMTIVIAGTEHTQGVQFWYVSTRLLLAILPPAILALMVQKYIVRGLTMGAVKG
- a CDS encoding carbohydrate ABC transporter permease encodes the protein MKERGSFFVVPGIVWVLLFTIFPLVYSFRVSLSRVAYGRITGFAGLANYARMFQDYRFWGVLGFTLIFVIFSVAITVSLGLLLALVFNRKMRGLRFFRALMTTPLFTAPVALGYLGVMMFYEENGPINILLQTLGFSKVPWLSDIFWARTAVIMVDVWQWTPFAFIILLAGLQSLPDEVYEAAVLDTSSGWDIFRYITFPMISPVLGTVIMLRLVDAFKVFDIPFALTNGGPGTATRTLTFYVYTQGLRNFDLGYASAMAYFLMFMSLAVGIFFFRRYRSLYE
- a CDS encoding ABC transporter substrate-binding protein, whose translation is MKRSSILLVVALAVVLVLTWSFLALAQEETSELELQTAEAAFQAADKGNPDPAWQGQKFTIGVYSAGPRGAISGPLYFWRPFFEKLTGATYDIVEIPFGELREKIFTDLMTGTGYYDVIIGPSWFYGDYVSNGWIVPIDKYFDDPRMPKWDRDSILLPIRELLQWKGTWYGFNNDHDGQVLYYRRDILTDPKWQELFKQEKGYDLPVPPRTWEEVYDVCDFFNGKDWNGDGEKDYGITMHLKVGGQGFFHFMALSAPYVVSPAPGDDPTKVTRYHNVYWFDPETMEPLVDTPGFVEALKMLLKLSKTGPSAMWGWSLGEAWDAFLRGKAVLTFSWGDVGSLSQLPESSNIKGKLGVAPIPGSEKYYDLETQQWVNQRNFVANTVGASWHGVISKFSKKQDLAAYFLSWQATPEINHWNVVWGWTGIDPGTLYDLLKPTGYADIEDYVQTGYDAEDARQFVTAYEEMWYKYPLRQAYLRIPGTPEYWEVWDIHLSEAVVGQVSPEEALRRTKEDWNAITDRLGRENQKKIYQEAIGYVPEK
- the xseB gene encoding exodeoxyribonuclease VII small subunit encodes the protein MKEEKIDYRQAIEELQFIVNELERGELDLDALLEKVKRAAFLCSFCKNRLREVEKELETVFLEMERELRAEETPSSDGGDSFCNA